In one Parvibaculum sp. genomic region, the following are encoded:
- a CDS encoding transglutaminase family protein, which produces MRILIRQETTYRYEGPANYSVQALRLVPLGHTGQKVLSWRVTAMPAGRVRESRDAYGNVLQMLYLDRLHEALTISVEGEVETSDAGGVVAGTSEPLPPLYFLRQTELTALDAAIRALAAAAQTASDGTPLDLAHRLMDAVRDAIDYRIGETHAATTAAEALAHGYGVCQDHTHVFLSAARHLGLPARYVSGYLWFEGDTEYEASHAWAEACIDGLGWVGFDVANRICPTEAHVRVACGLDYLEASPVRGRRRGGGEETLEVRLKVDDGAAQQ; this is translated from the coding sequence ATGCGAATTCTGATCCGTCAGGAAACGACCTATCGCTATGAAGGGCCCGCCAACTATTCGGTGCAGGCGCTCCGGCTCGTTCCGTTGGGCCATACCGGGCAGAAAGTCCTCTCCTGGCGGGTGACCGCCATGCCCGCTGGCCGGGTTCGCGAAAGCCGTGACGCCTACGGGAATGTCCTGCAGATGCTTTATCTCGACCGGTTGCACGAGGCGCTGACGATCAGCGTCGAGGGCGAGGTCGAGACGTCGGATGCCGGCGGCGTCGTTGCCGGCACGTCGGAGCCGCTGCCACCGCTTTACTTCCTGCGCCAGACCGAACTGACGGCGCTCGATGCAGCGATCCGCGCGCTGGCCGCCGCCGCGCAAACCGCATCGGACGGCACGCCTCTCGATCTGGCCCACCGGCTGATGGATGCGGTGCGCGATGCCATCGACTACCGGATCGGCGAAACCCATGCCGCGACGACCGCGGCCGAGGCGCTGGCCCACGGCTATGGCGTCTGCCAGGACCACACCCATGTCTTTCTCTCGGCCGCCCGCCATCTCGGCCTTCCGGCGCGCTATGTCAGCGGCTATCTCTGGTTCGAGGGCGACACCGAATATGAGGCTAGCCATGCCTGGGCTGAAGCCTGTATTGATGGCCTCGGATGGGTCGGCTTCGACGTCGCCAACCGTATCTGCCCGACAGAAGCCCATGTGCGGGTCGCCTGCGGTCTCGACTATCTGGAGGCCTCGCCCGTCCGGGGGCGCCGGCGTGGCGGCGGCGAGGAAACACTCGAGGTGCGCCTCAAGGTGGACGACGGAGCGGCGCAGCAATAG
- a CDS encoding 3-hydroxyacyl-CoA dehydrogenase NAD-binding domain-containing protein: protein MNDVATLEKEGEIAVLTLNSPPVNALSGPVREGINNGIKQAIDDADVKAIVLICEGRTFIAGADITEFGKAPSGPSLFDALAMIEHGPKPVVAAIHGTALGGGLEVALTCHYRVAVPSAKCGLPEVNLGLLPGAGGTQRLPRIVGPEKALEMVTSGQHVGAKKCLEMGLVDDLAEEGKLREGAVAFAKKIVAEKRPLKKVRDLNEKVEAARGKPEIFSEFRKANARKFRGFLAPEYNIQCIEAAVNLPFDEGIKVEQKLFRELVTGTQSAAQRHVFFAERQVWKLPDVPADTPTIPVNKVGIIGAGTMGGGIAMNFLNVGLPVTIVETKQEALDRGIATIRKNYENSAKKGRFSMEEVEKRMGLLTGSLDMNALADSDLVIEAVFENMDIKKEVFSKLDKIVKQGAILATNTSALNIDEIATAVKRPEAVIGLHFFSPANVMRLLEVVRADKTSKPVIATSMQMAKKIGKIAALVGVCPGFVGNRILAQRQREAQKLILEGAMPWDVDRVLYDFGLPMGPFAMSDLAGLDIGWSKEKSKGETIRDKLCEMDRRGQKTGAGFYDYDENRNAKPSPVVEKIILDHAASKGINRRKISDDEILERCIYPMINEGAKILEEGKAIRSSDIDIVWINGYGFPVYRGGPMFYGDTVGADKVLAKMKEFQAQMGDDFKPAALLEKIVAEGKKFSDF, encoded by the coding sequence ATCAACGATGTCGCCACGCTGGAGAAAGAAGGCGAGATCGCCGTTCTGACGCTGAACTCGCCGCCGGTGAACGCCCTGTCCGGGCCGGTGCGCGAAGGCATCAACAACGGCATCAAACAGGCGATCGACGACGCGGACGTGAAGGCCATCGTTCTGATCTGCGAGGGCCGCACCTTCATCGCCGGCGCCGACATCACCGAGTTCGGCAAGGCGCCGTCGGGCCCGAGCCTGTTCGATGCGCTGGCGATGATCGAACACGGGCCGAAGCCCGTCGTCGCGGCAATCCACGGCACGGCATTGGGCGGCGGCCTCGAAGTGGCGCTGACCTGCCATTACCGCGTGGCGGTGCCGTCCGCCAAATGCGGGCTGCCGGAAGTGAACCTCGGCCTCCTGCCGGGCGCCGGCGGCACGCAGCGCCTGCCCCGCATCGTCGGGCCGGAGAAGGCACTCGAAATGGTGACGAGCGGCCAACATGTCGGCGCGAAGAAGTGCCTCGAAATGGGCCTCGTCGACGACCTCGCCGAAGAAGGAAAGCTGCGCGAAGGCGCGGTCGCCTTCGCGAAAAAGATCGTTGCCGAGAAGCGGCCGCTGAAGAAGGTGCGCGACCTCAACGAGAAAGTGGAAGCGGCGCGCGGCAAGCCGGAAATTTTCTCCGAATTCCGCAAGGCCAATGCCCGCAAGTTCCGCGGCTTCCTGGCGCCCGAATACAACATCCAGTGCATCGAGGCGGCAGTGAACCTGCCCTTCGACGAAGGCATCAAGGTCGAGCAGAAGCTGTTCCGCGAACTGGTGACCGGCACGCAGTCGGCCGCGCAGCGCCATGTCTTCTTTGCCGAACGTCAGGTCTGGAAGCTGCCGGACGTGCCGGCCGACACGCCGACGATTCCTGTGAACAAGGTCGGCATCATCGGCGCCGGCACAATGGGCGGCGGCATCGCCATGAACTTCCTGAATGTCGGCCTCCCCGTCACCATCGTGGAGACGAAGCAGGAAGCGCTGGACCGGGGCATCGCCACCATCCGCAAGAACTACGAGAATTCGGCCAAGAAGGGCCGCTTCTCCATGGAGGAAGTCGAGAAGCGCATGGGCCTGCTGACAGGTTCGCTCGACATGAACGCGCTCGCCGACAGCGACCTCGTGATCGAGGCCGTGTTCGAGAACATGGACATCAAGAAGGAAGTGTTTTCGAAGCTCGACAAGATCGTCAAGCAGGGCGCCATTCTCGCGACCAACACCTCGGCCCTCAACATCGACGAAATCGCCACCGCCGTGAAGCGGCCGGAAGCGGTGATCGGCCTGCATTTCTTCTCGCCCGCCAATGTGATGCGGCTTCTCGAAGTCGTGCGCGCCGACAAGACCTCGAAGCCCGTCATCGCCACCTCGATGCAGATGGCGAAGAAGATCGGCAAGATCGCCGCTCTTGTGGGCGTCTGCCCCGGCTTTGTCGGCAACCGCATTCTCGCCCAGCGCCAGCGCGAGGCGCAGAAGCTGATCCTCGAAGGCGCGATGCCCTGGGATGTCGACCGCGTGCTCTACGATTTCGGCCTGCCGATGGGCCCCTTTGCCATGTCGGACCTTGCCGGTCTCGATATCGGCTGGTCGAAGGAAAAGTCGAAAGGCGAGACGATCCGCGACAAGCTCTGCGAAATGGACCGCCGCGGCCAGAAGACAGGCGCGGGCTTCTACGATTACGACGAGAACCGCAACGCGAAACCTTCGCCGGTCGTCGAGAAAATCATCCTCGATCACGCCGCCAGCAAGGGCATCAACCGCCGCAAGATTTCGGACGATGAAATCCTCGAACGCTGCATCTATCCGATGATCAACGAAGGCGCGAAGATCCTGGAAGAAGGAAAGGCGATCCGCTCCTCCGACATCGATATCGTGTGGATCAACGGCTACGGCTTCCCGGTCTATCGCGGCGGCCCGATGTTCTATGGCGACACGGTGGGCGCAGACAAGGTGCTGGCCAAGATGAAGGAGTTCCAGGCGCAGATGGGCGACGACTTCAAGCCCGCCGCGCTTCTGGAAAAGATTGTCGCGGAAGGCAAGAAGTTCTCGGACTTCTGA
- a CDS encoding cytochrome P450 translates to MASKWKIDVNRDPWSIPLEELDPAHDELFAANKVLPYFERLRQEDPVHLNETGPYGRYWSVTKYADIMHVDTNHKIFSSDIRNGGIRLGGMRVEGEPDPLTHLPMFIMEDPPKHDEQRKVVQPMFTPQNLADLEPLIRERAGLILDALPRGEEFNWVRQVSVELTGRTLATLFNVPQEDRHKLIHWSDTVERIGDPAYFETPEDAFKELWNCWEYFDGVWKDRLANPGSDLISLLAHGESTRNMSPNEYLGNMLLLIVGGNDTTRNSITGGVLALNQFPDEYRKLQQDPDIIPNMVSEIIRWQSPVAHMCRTALEDTELGGKQIKKWDKVAMWYVSGNRDDSKIDRANEFLIDREGARHHLSFGFGIHRCIGNRVGEMQLRVLWEEIMKRFKKVEVVGEPAYLRSNFIRGITELPVIVRE, encoded by the coding sequence ATGGCCTCCAAGTGGAAGATCGACGTCAACCGCGACCCGTGGTCGATCCCGCTTGAGGAACTCGACCCCGCGCATGACGAACTTTTCGCGGCCAACAAGGTGCTGCCCTATTTCGAACGGCTGCGCCAGGAAGATCCGGTGCATCTGAACGAGACGGGTCCTTACGGCCGCTACTGGTCGGTGACGAAATATGCCGACATCATGCATGTCGACACCAATCACAAGATTTTCTCCTCCGACATCCGCAATGGCGGCATCCGCCTCGGCGGGATGCGCGTCGAGGGCGAGCCCGATCCGCTGACCCATCTGCCCATGTTCATCATGGAAGATCCGCCCAAGCACGACGAGCAGCGCAAGGTCGTGCAGCCGATGTTCACGCCGCAGAACCTCGCCGACCTCGAACCGCTGATCCGCGAACGCGCCGGGCTCATTCTCGATGCGTTGCCGCGCGGTGAGGAATTCAACTGGGTGCGCCAGGTCTCGGTCGAGCTCACCGGCCGCACGCTGGCGACGCTTTTCAACGTGCCGCAGGAGGACCGCCACAAGCTCATCCACTGGTCCGACACGGTCGAGCGGATCGGCGACCCGGCCTATTTCGAGACGCCGGAAGATGCGTTCAAGGAGCTGTGGAACTGCTGGGAGTATTTCGACGGCGTCTGGAAAGACCGGCTGGCCAATCCGGGGTCGGACCTCATTTCGCTGCTCGCGCATGGCGAGTCGACCAGGAACATGTCGCCCAACGAATATCTCGGCAACATGCTGCTTCTGATCGTTGGCGGCAACGACACGACGCGCAATTCGATCACCGGCGGCGTTCTGGCTCTCAATCAGTTCCCGGATGAGTACCGCAAGCTGCAGCAGGACCCGGACATCATTCCCAACATGGTGTCCGAGATCATCCGTTGGCAGAGCCCGGTCGCCCATATGTGCCGCACCGCGCTCGAAGACACGGAGCTTGGCGGCAAGCAGATCAAGAAGTGGGACAAGGTTGCCATGTGGTACGTCTCGGGCAACCGCGACGACAGCAAGATCGACCGTGCCAACGAATTCCTGATCGACCGCGAAGGCGCGCGGCATCATCTTTCCTTCGGCTTCGGCATTCATCGCTGCATCGGCAACCGGGTCGGCGAGATGCAACTACGCGTTCTCTGGGAAGAGATCATGAAGCGCTTCAAGAAAGTCGAAGTCGTCGGCGAGCCGGCATATCTGCGTTCGAACTTTATTCGCGGCATCACCGAACTGCCGGTGATCGTCCGGGAATAG
- a CDS encoding DUF2147 domain-containing protein: MRIASAVCVAALLLAVRATALEGPEGRWIAPEEDAVVEIAPCGDALCGTVVEILSNPDGDAGSVTKILIDFEAAGGGKWSGTAYSRAKDKSYDCNIEMLDANRLKLRPYVGIPIFGETLVWERAPE; the protein is encoded by the coding sequence ATGCGCATCGCATCTGCCGTTTGTGTCGCCGCTCTGCTCCTTGCTGTGCGGGCCACTGCACTTGAAGGCCCGGAGGGCCGCTGGATTGCGCCTGAGGAGGACGCCGTGGTCGAGATTGCGCCCTGCGGCGATGCGCTGTGCGGCACTGTCGTCGAAATCCTCTCGAATCCTGACGGCGATGCCGGTTCCGTCACCAAAATCCTGATCGACTTTGAGGCGGCGGGCGGCGGCAAATGGTCGGGAACAGCCTATAGCCGCGCGAAGGACAAAAGCTACGATTGCAATATCGAGATGCTCGACGCCAACCGGCTGAAGCTCCGGCCCTATGTCGGCATTCCGATTTTCGGCGAAACGCTGGTCTGGGAACGCGCGCCGGAATAA
- a CDS encoding peptidase produces the protein MTYCVALRLEGGLVMLADTRTNAGVDNISTFRKLSVIEHPGDRVIGLMTAGNLAVSQAAVNRAVEQGVRLGDSEELETLHTVPTMVRAAQLMGQAVRDVYRTDGPSLEAQAGDFNVSILLGGQVGNGELRLFQIYSAGNYIEATEDTPYLQIGEHKYGKPIIDRALNYDTDLGDGLKLALISMDSTMRSNLSVGMPIDLMVYRRKALKVALQRRIKDDDPYFADLRRSWSDALTQAYRAIPGPGWDF, from the coding sequence ATGACCTATTGCGTCGCGCTTCGGCTTGAAGGCGGCCTTGTTATGCTGGCGGACACCCGCACCAATGCGGGCGTCGACAATATCTCCACTTTCCGAAAACTGAGCGTCATCGAGCATCCGGGCGACCGCGTGATCGGGCTGATGACGGCCGGCAATCTCGCGGTCAGCCAGGCGGCGGTCAACCGCGCGGTCGAGCAGGGGGTCAGGCTCGGCGATAGCGAGGAACTCGAAACCCTGCACACCGTGCCGACCATGGTGCGCGCCGCGCAGCTGATGGGGCAGGCGGTGCGCGATGTCTACCGCACCGACGGGCCTTCGCTTGAGGCACAGGCCGGCGACTTCAACGTCTCGATCCTGCTCGGCGGGCAGGTCGGCAATGGCGAGCTGCGGCTCTTCCAGATCTATTCGGCCGGCAACTACATCGAGGCGACGGAAGACACGCCCTATCTCCAGATCGGCGAACACAAATACGGCAAGCCGATCATCGACCGGGCGCTGAACTACGACACAGATCTCGGCGACGGGTTGAAGCTGGCGCTGATTTCGATGGATTCGACCATGCGCTCCAACCTGTCGGTCGGCATGCCGATCGACCTGATGGTCTATCGCCGCAAGGCGCTGAAGGTCGCGCTGCAACGGCGCATCAAGGACGACGATCCCTATTTCGCCGATCTGCGCCGCTCATGGTCGGATGCGCTGACCCAGGCCTATCGCGCCATTCCGGGCCCCGGCTGGGACTTCTAG
- a CDS encoding limonene-1,2-epoxide hydrolase family protein: MSDNEKIIRDFVDAWPRLDVAEIVGYFAEDGVYHNMMLEPVKGREALTGFIGAFVANWSDTKWEILNLVSRGDIVIAERVDRMKVGGKPVALPCCGVFEMENGKIKVWRDYFDLGTFTKAAS, translated from the coding sequence ATGAGCGACAACGAAAAAATCATTCGCGACTTCGTCGACGCCTGGCCGCGTCTCGACGTGGCGGAAATCGTCGGCTATTTCGCCGAGGACGGCGTCTATCACAACATGATGCTGGAGCCGGTGAAGGGGCGCGAGGCGCTGACGGGCTTTATCGGCGCCTTCGTCGCCAACTGGTCCGACACGAAATGGGAAATCCTCAACCTCGTCTCGCGCGGCGACATTGTGATTGCCGAACGCGTCGACCGCATGAAGGTCGGTGGAAAGCCGGTAGCGCTCCCCTGTTGCGGCGTCTTCGAAATGGAAAACGGCAAGATCAAGGTCTGGCGCGACTATTTCGATCTCGGCACATTCACCAAGGCCGCGAGCTGA
- a CDS encoding sulfatase-like hydrolase/transferase, producing the protein MKIGQRGLAIGGGVLIAAVALGWFAFERYAIQLPAMMMDWRDPIGPNRAVEWAAGPDAPQAAAENRPPNIVLIVADDLGWNNITLNGGGVAGGSVPTPNIDSIAKAGLVLSHGYSGSGTCAPSRAAMMSGRYPTRFGFEFTPMPPGMARITTRFAAEDETALRNTVLRDAEGEELHFTEMGMPQSEISMGNLLQDAGYRTIHIGKWHLGETNGMAAYDQGFDESLLMASGLYLNLDDPASVEARNDFDPIDRFLWANMRFAVRKNGGPRFEPDRYLTDYFTNEAVKAIEANKSRPFFLYLAHWAPHTPLQATQEDYDALSHIEDHTLRVYGAMIRALDRGVGEVLDALKRNGLEENTLVIFTSDNGGAHYIGLPEINQPYRGWKATFFGGGIRVPFFLKWPAKIEAGLEYSHPVHHFDLYATAAAVAGVPVPDDRIVDGRNLLTVLEDAESPLHETLFWRSGHYQTVLHRGWKLQRTERPDAVWLFDLDSDPTELNNLAAGRPEKVAELAALLDAHNAEQKAPGWPSRVEMPVSIDKSLRERQAEDDEYIYWPN; encoded by the coding sequence ATGAAAATCGGACAGAGAGGGCTTGCGATCGGCGGCGGTGTGCTGATTGCGGCGGTGGCGCTGGGCTGGTTCGCCTTCGAGCGCTATGCGATCCAGCTTCCGGCCATGATGATGGATTGGCGCGATCCGATCGGCCCCAACCGGGCAGTCGAATGGGCGGCGGGGCCCGACGCGCCTCAGGCCGCGGCCGAGAACCGTCCGCCCAACATCGTGTTGATCGTCGCCGACGATCTCGGCTGGAACAACATCACCTTAAACGGAGGCGGCGTCGCCGGCGGCTCGGTGCCGACCCCCAATATCGACTCGATCGCGAAAGCCGGTCTCGTCCTCTCGCATGGTTATTCCGGCAGCGGCACCTGCGCGCCCTCGCGCGCGGCCATGATGTCGGGACGCTACCCGACGCGTTTCGGTTTCGAATTTACGCCGATGCCGCCCGGCATGGCGCGCATCACCACGCGTTTCGCCGCCGAGGATGAAACGGCGCTGCGCAACACCGTGCTGCGCGACGCGGAAGGCGAGGAGCTTCATTTCACCGAGATGGGCATGCCGCAGAGCGAAATATCGATGGGCAACCTGCTGCAGGATGCCGGCTACCGCACCATCCATATCGGCAAATGGCATCTGGGCGAAACCAACGGCATGGCTGCCTACGACCAGGGGTTCGATGAAAGCCTGCTGATGGCGTCGGGCCTCTATCTCAACCTCGACGATCCCGCATCGGTCGAGGCGCGCAACGATTTCGATCCGATCGACCGCTTTCTCTGGGCCAATATGCGTTTTGCCGTGCGCAAGAATGGCGGCCCGCGCTTTGAGCCGGACCGTTATCTGACCGACTATTTCACCAACGAGGCGGTGAAGGCGATCGAAGCGAACAAGAGCCGCCCCTTCTTCCTCTACCTCGCGCATTGGGCGCCGCACACGCCGCTGCAGGCGACGCAGGAAGACTATGACGCGCTTTCCCACATCGAGGATCATACGCTGCGTGTCTATGGTGCGATGATCCGCGCGCTCGACCGTGGTGTCGGCGAGGTGCTGGATGCGCTGAAGCGGAACGGGCTTGAGGAGAACACGCTCGTCATCTTCACCTCCGACAATGGCGGCGCGCATTACATCGGTCTGCCCGAAATCAACCAGCCCTATCGCGGCTGGAAGGCGACCTTCTTCGGCGGCGGCATCCGCGTGCCCTTCTTCCTTAAATGGCCGGCGAAGATCGAGGCCGGGCTGGAATATAGCCACCCGGTGCATCATTTCGACCTCTATGCGACGGCGGCGGCGGTGGCGGGCGTGCCGGTGCCCGATGACCGGATCGTCGATGGCCGCAATCTGCTGACCGTATTGGAAGATGCCGAAAGTCCGCTGCATGAAACGCTCTTCTGGCGCAGCGGCCATTACCAGACGGTCCTGCATCGGGGCTGGAAACTGCAGCGCACCGAAAGGCCCGACGCGGTCTGGTTGTTCGATCTCGACAGCGATCCGACCGAGCTGAACAACCTGGCAGCCGGACGTCCGGAAAAGGTCGCCGAGCTTGCGGCGCTGCTCGACGCCCACAATGCCGAGCAGAAGGCGCCCGGCTGGCCGTCGCGCGTCGAGATGCCGGTCTCGATCGACAAGAGCCTGCGCGAGCGGCAAGCGGAAGACGACGAATATATCTACTGGCCCAACTGA
- a CDS encoding aromatic ring-hydroxylating dioxygenase subunit alpha codes for MKASLESLMQEGRDVVLRPLAEASTLPPGFYTSPEIFALESERVFRRNWVAVGRASEIPNAGDRFRIDVAGEPLLIVRGKDGAVRALSAVCRHRWMLLGSGAESSGTISCPYHKWTYALDGSLMAAPLMERADGFERENCSLPSFGCALWNGFIFVNLSGEAAPLSHALAPLAEEFTPWKMDEMEVVGRIEFDQRYNWKVLADNFMEAYHHFAIHPETFEPNYPAAISHADEANGPYAALRMPHKDDGLSDTLFKPLDGIPERARRGFSVFNVYPSMLLAVLADSVIWYRMEIESVDSFKLTVYLLAHPASLDVPDVETLKTFLREGTFAVHMEDLPACEGVQRGLMSGVARAGRLSHLEGAIHAHQKWLIGELARP; via the coding sequence ATGAAAGCATCGCTTGAAAGCCTCATGCAGGAAGGCCGGGACGTCGTCTTGCGGCCTCTTGCCGAAGCGTCCACGCTGCCGCCCGGCTTCTACACGTCGCCGGAGATCTTCGCGCTCGAAAGCGAGCGTGTCTTTCGCCGCAACTGGGTTGCGGTCGGCCGGGCCTCGGAGATCCCCAATGCAGGCGACCGCTTTCGCATCGATGTCGCGGGCGAGCCGCTTCTCATCGTGCGCGGGAAAGACGGCGCGGTGCGCGCGCTTTCCGCCGTCTGCCGTCACCGCTGGATGCTGCTCGGCAGCGGGGCGGAAAGCTCGGGCACGATTTCCTGCCCCTATCACAAATGGACCTATGCGCTTGACGGTTCGCTGATGGCGGCGCCGCTGATGGAGCGGGCCGATGGCTTCGAGCGTGAAAACTGCTCATTGCCGTCTTTCGGCTGCGCGCTCTGGAACGGCTTCATCTTCGTCAATCTGAGCGGCGAGGCCGCGCCGCTGTCGCACGCGCTCGCGCCGCTCGCGGAGGAGTTCACGCCCTGGAAGATGGATGAGATGGAAGTCGTCGGCCGGATCGAGTTCGACCAGCGCTACAACTGGAAGGTGCTCGCCGACAATTTCATGGAGGCCTATCACCACTTCGCCATCCATCCGGAAACCTTCGAGCCGAACTATCCGGCCGCGATCTCCCATGCGGACGAAGCGAACGGGCCTTATGCGGCTCTGCGCATGCCGCACAAGGACGACGGACTTTCGGACACACTTTTCAAGCCGCTCGACGGCATTCCCGAGCGTGCGCGGCGCGGCTTCTCCGTCTTCAACGTCTATCCCTCGATGCTGCTTGCGGTGCTTGCGGACAGTGTCATCTGGTACCGCATGGAGATCGAGAGCGTCGACAGCTTCAAGCTCACCGTCTATCTCCTCGCGCATCCGGCGTCGCTCGACGTGCCGGACGTCGAGACGCTCAAAACCTTTCTGCGCGAGGGCACTTTCGCGGTCCATATGGAAGATCTGCCCGCCTGCGAGGGTGTTCAGCGGGGCCTCATGAGCGGCGTGGCACGGGCCGGCCGCCTCAGCCATCTCGAAGGTGCGATCCACGCGCACCAGAAATGGCTCATCGGCGAGCTTGCGCGGCCCTGA